The genomic region ATCGGCTGCCGAGACGCCGTCCTCGCACCGCTTCCAGGCGCTCGCCAAGAGCGCGCCGGTGCAGCGCCTGGCCGACATCGACGCGGCCGACGTGCCGCGCTTCACGACCGGCATCGGCGAGTTCGATCGCGTGCTCGGCGGCGGGCTGGTGGCGGGCGGCGTGGTGCTGATCGGCGGCGACCCCGGCATCGGCAAGTCCACGCTGCTGCTGCAGTCGCTCGCGCAGCTCGCGAGCCAACGGCGCGCGCTCTACATCAGCGGCGAGGAATCGGCCGCGCAGATCGCGCTGCGCGCGCAGCGGCTCGCGCTGCTCGACCATGGCGGCGACGCGGCCGACCTGAAGCTGCTGGCCGAGATCCAGCTCGAGAAGATCCAGGCCACGATCGACGCGGAGCGCCCCGACGTGGCCGTGATCGATTCGATCCAGACGGTCTATTCGGACGCGCTGTCGTCGGCGCCGGGCTCGGTCGCGCAGGTGCGCGAGTGCGCGGCGCAGCTCACGCGCATCGCCAAGCAGTCCGGCACCGCGATCATAATGGTCGGTCACGTCACGAAGGAGGGCGCCCTGGCCGGCCCGCGCGTGCTCGAGCACATCGTCGACACGGTGCTGTATTTCGAGGGCGACACGCATTCGTCGTACCGGCTGGTGCGCGCGATCAAGAACCGCTTCGGCGCCGTCAACGAACTCGGCGTGTTCGCGATGACCGAGCGCGGCTTGCGCGGCGTGGCGAACCCGTCCGCGCTGTTCCTCTCGCAGCACGAGGAGGTGGTGCCCGGCTCCTGCGTGCTGGTCACGCAGGAGGGCTCGCGGCCGCTGCTGGTGGAGGTGCAGGCGCTCGTCGACACCGCCAACGTGCCGAATCCGCGCCGGCTCGCCGTCGGGCTCGAACAGAACCGGCTGGCCATGCTGCTGGCCGTGCTGCACCGCCACGCGGGCATCGCCTGCTTCGATCAGGACGTGTTCCTGAATGCGGTGGGCGGCGTCAAGATCACCGAGCCGGCGGCCGATCTGGCGGTGCTGCTGGCGATCCATTCGTCGATGCGTAACAAAGCGTTGCCGAAGGGTCTGATCGTATTCGGCGAAGTGGGGCTGGCCGGCGAGATCCGGCCGTCGCCGCGCGGCCAGGAGCGCCTGCGCGAGGCCGCCAAGCTGGGCTTCACGATGGCCCTGATTCCCAAGGCCAACGCGCCCAAGCAGCCGATCGAGGGGCTCACCGTGATGGCCGTCGAGCGCATCGAGCAGGCCATCGACCGCGTGCGCGGCCTCGAGTGAGGCCGTGCGGCGCCCGCCGCGCGGTAACTCCATGTAACGTTTCCATGCACCGCTGTAACTCGTCGCGCCGCGGTTTTCCCCTATGCTTGGCCGCATCGTGTCTCGCCGGTGTGGCCGGTCGGAAAGGAAACCCAACCTTGAAACAGTCACAGCAAGCTGTCGGTCAGCATCTC from Burkholderia glumae LMG 2196 = ATCC 33617 harbors:
- the radA gene encoding DNA repair protein RadA; its protein translation is MAKQKTVYVCTACGGQSPKWQGQCPACHAWNTLLESAAETPSSHRFQALAKSAPVQRLADIDAADVPRFTTGIGEFDRVLGGGLVAGGVVLIGGDPGIGKSTLLLQSLAQLASQRRALYISGEESAAQIALRAQRLALLDHGGDAADLKLLAEIQLEKIQATIDAERPDVAVIDSIQTVYSDALSSAPGSVAQVRECAAQLTRIAKQSGTAIIMVGHVTKEGALAGPRVLEHIVDTVLYFEGDTHSSYRLVRAIKNRFGAVNELGVFAMTERGLRGVANPSALFLSQHEEVVPGSCVLVTQEGSRPLLVEVQALVDTANVPNPRRLAVGLEQNRLAMLLAVLHRHAGIACFDQDVFLNAVGGVKITEPAADLAVLLAIHSSMRNKALPKGLIVFGEVGLAGEIRPSPRGQERLREAAKLGFTMALIPKANAPKQPIEGLTVMAVERIEQAIDRVRGLE